A window from Aquiluna borgnonia encodes these proteins:
- a CDS encoding ABC transporter ATP-binding protein has product MTYLELRNLGLKFGAEVVLEGVNLSLEKGEILAVLGSSGAGKSTLLRVLAGFERPSSGEVVLSSKVISSTDSLVNPEQRGVGIVPQEAALFPHLNVFQNVEFGIKKLAAPERKTRVSELLALTKLSGLADRMPDQLSGGQAQRVALARALAPKPALILLDEPFSALDAELREQLRSEVIEILRREGATAILVTHDQEEALSLADKVAVLRDQHIVQVGSPAEIYNAPADLGIATFLGDSILVDGEVVDGKVQTSLGRLSALNHIENGQQGVVAIRSENFYLQPNPAGDSEVVGRVFFGHDAVVEVRTPNLTIRARSNGPFAPEVGMRVTVWVRGAVNFYPSAK; this is encoded by the coding sequence ATGACATACCTTGAGCTTCGCAACCTAGGTCTGAAATTTGGTGCTGAGGTCGTTCTAGAGGGCGTAAATCTAAGTCTGGAGAAGGGCGAGATACTTGCCGTTTTGGGCTCTTCGGGCGCTGGTAAATCAACCCTGCTTCGAGTCCTTGCCGGATTTGAGCGCCCCAGCTCGGGTGAGGTTGTGCTCTCCTCCAAGGTGATTTCTTCGACCGACAGCCTGGTGAATCCCGAGCAGCGCGGGGTTGGAATAGTTCCCCAGGAGGCCGCACTCTTCCCTCACCTCAACGTTTTTCAGAACGTCGAATTTGGCATCAAAAAGCTAGCGGCACCAGAGCGCAAGACCAGAGTCTCCGAGCTTTTGGCCCTCACCAAGCTTTCAGGGTTAGCCGATCGAATGCCGGATCAGTTGTCTGGCGGGCAGGCTCAGCGAGTTGCCTTAGCGAGGGCCTTGGCTCCAAAACCGGCCCTGATTCTGCTGGATGAACCCTTCAGTGCTTTGGATGCCGAGCTCAGGGAGCAGCTTCGCTCCGAGGTAATTGAGATCCTTCGCCGCGAGGGCGCAACGGCAATCCTGGTCACTCATGACCAAGAGGAAGCTCTTTCTCTGGCAGACAAGGTTGCAGTGCTGAGAGATCAGCACATTGTTCAGGTTGGCTCTCCGGCTGAAATCTATAACGCTCCCGCGGACCTTGGGATTGCGACATTTCTGGGCGACTCGATCTTGGTGGACGGCGAGGTCGTCGATGGCAAGGTCCAAACCAGCCTGGGTAGGCTCTCGGCACTCAATCACATCGAAAATGGCCAGCAGGGCGTGGTTGCAATTCGCAGCGAAAACTTTTACCTTCAGCCAAACCCGGCCGGAGACTCAGAAGTGGTTGGTCGAGTCTTCTTTGGCCATGACGCTGTCGTCGAGGTGAGAACTCCTAACCTGACGATTCGGGCAAGAAGTAACGGCCCGTTTGCCCCTGAAGTTGGCATGCGCGTCACGGTTTGGGTTAGAGGGGCAGTAAATTTCTACCCCTCCGCAAAATAG
- a CDS encoding nucleoside hydrolase, which produces MPRTKLIIDNDFGGDPDGLFQLAHHLLSPSAEILGVVHSHVMPNDPNWPTHGDSVAKSIADTEAIYDLSGRSVRNFPGLSEHQIQHDSVISDQTLDFLVSAVESSTEELVYACGGPMTQLARLVRANPKNLESLRVLWIGGSEYSGKYPPGGSSFEYNLAADPESVSIVFANPSLQLWHIPRDSYRNCVVSFSELNARLSESTPLAKHLLETISQVKIRTAANGIDIGETYCLGDSPLVLLSVLENPFEPTPGGSESQDLPRRSVGLSGEYGPEVSGRTKVFSRLDTRLMFEDMFAKFGGFNGSL; this is translated from the coding sequence GTGCCGAGGACCAAACTGATTATTGACAATGACTTTGGTGGTGACCCAGACGGGCTTTTTCAACTGGCTCACCATCTACTCTCCCCAAGTGCTGAAATCTTGGGTGTCGTCCACTCCCACGTCATGCCCAATGATCCAAACTGGCCAACTCATGGCGATTCGGTTGCCAAATCGATCGCTGACACTGAGGCAATTTATGACCTCTCCGGGAGATCGGTTCGCAACTTCCCTGGACTTAGCGAACACCAGATTCAGCACGACAGCGTTATCTCCGATCAAACGCTTGACTTTTTAGTTTCGGCGGTGGAGTCAAGCACCGAGGAGCTGGTTTACGCCTGCGGTGGCCCGATGACGCAGCTGGCTAGGTTAGTGAGGGCAAACCCAAAGAACCTGGAGAGTCTGCGGGTGCTCTGGATTGGCGGCAGTGAATACAGCGGCAAGTATCCGCCCGGTGGCTCAAGTTTTGAATACAACTTGGCTGCCGACCCCGAGTCCGTCTCAATAGTTTTCGCCAACCCGAGCCTGCAGCTTTGGCACATTCCGAGGGACAGCTACAGAAACTGCGTGGTTTCATTTTCAGAGCTCAATGCTCGCCTCTCAGAATCAACTCCGCTGGCAAAGCATCTGCTGGAGACTATTTCTCAGGTGAAGATCCGCACGGCAGCCAACGGAATCGACATTGGTGAAACCTATTGCCTGGGTGATTCCCCACTGGTGCTGCTCTCTGTTCTGGAAAATCCATTTGAGCCAACTCCGGGCGGCTCAGAGTCGCAGGACTTACCCCGCCGCAGCGTGGGCCTGAGCGGTGAGTACGGCCCAGAGGTGTCTGGAAGGACCAAGGTCTTCTCTAGACTCGACACCAGATTGATGTTTGAAGACATGTTTGCCAAATTCGGAGGTTTCAATGGCTCGCTTTAG
- the yicI gene encoding alpha-xylosidase: MKFTNGFWLLRPGVSLFPAVQLQKLETSEHLVKLLFSTRKVEHRGQTLNSGLVTVEVSSPAESVIGIRLLHHSGGKPVSGFDLTRDPEPLQVVETESLLRIHSGDTTLEIDSQNFAMRWYYGGELKTEQSARGLFYAETPEGSQIAARVGLGVGELVYGLGERFGAFIKNGQSVECFNEDGGTQSEQAYKNVPFYLTNRCYGIFVNHSGKVSFEVGSETVNQVQFSVAGQELEYFFIPGSDTKQVLSRYTDLTGKPALPAPWTFGLWLSTSFVTDYDEASVTKFIDEMQQRQIPLSVFHFDCFWMREYQWCDFEWDPRVFPDPSGMLQRLKAKGLRISLWINPYIGQASPLFEEAKQNGYFLTRPDGTVWQWDLWQAGNAIVDFTNPAARAWYQSKLEPLIDMGVDCFKTDFGERIPTDCVYHDGSDPMQAHNLYTYWYNQTVFELLERKRGQDAVVFARSATAGSQKMPVHWGGDNSSNFDSMAETLRGGLSLGVSGFGFWSHDIGGFEGTPNPDVFKRWLAFGLMSSHSRLHGNESVRVPWSVDEESVAVTKRFVEIKAKLMPYLYSESVECSKLGLPLLRPIFMEHPEDPTSWYLDRQYMLGSKVLIAPVMRADGTVQFYLPKGEWVRFETGEQVSGGVWLSETHDYFSLPMFVRAGSLLPLNEGPADFEADFTKTATLKEFGPVSVNDSVWVYSRQNPSGLQLFYKTTE, from the coding sequence ATGAAATTCACAAATGGATTCTGGTTGCTCCGTCCTGGCGTTTCGCTTTTCCCTGCTGTTCAGTTGCAAAAGCTCGAAACCTCTGAGCACCTGGTCAAACTACTTTTTTCAACCAGAAAAGTTGAGCACCGCGGGCAAACTCTAAATAGCGGCTTAGTGACGGTCGAGGTATCCTCGCCGGCAGAGTCGGTAATCGGTATTCGTTTGCTCCATCACAGCGGCGGGAAACCGGTATCGGGCTTTGATCTAACGCGCGATCCTGAACCGCTACAGGTTGTTGAGACGGAATCCCTGCTTCGGATTCACTCGGGGGATACCACCCTGGAAATAGATTCGCAGAACTTTGCCATGCGCTGGTACTACGGGGGAGAACTAAAAACCGAGCAGTCAGCCAGAGGGTTGTTTTACGCCGAGACTCCGGAGGGATCTCAGATCGCAGCCCGAGTTGGGCTGGGGGTAGGTGAGTTGGTTTATGGCCTCGGTGAGCGATTCGGGGCATTTATAAAGAATGGCCAATCGGTTGAGTGCTTCAACGAGGATGGTGGAACGCAGAGCGAGCAGGCCTATAAAAACGTTCCTTTTTACCTAACCAATCGCTGCTATGGAATTTTCGTGAATCACTCCGGGAAGGTTTCTTTCGAGGTTGGTTCAGAAACTGTAAATCAAGTGCAGTTTTCAGTTGCAGGTCAAGAACTTGAATACTTCTTTATTCCGGGTTCGGATACCAAGCAGGTTCTCTCCCGATACACAGACCTAACCGGGAAACCTGCCCTTCCGGCGCCCTGGACCTTTGGGCTTTGGCTGTCAACCTCTTTCGTCACGGACTACGACGAGGCCTCGGTCACCAAGTTCATTGATGAAATGCAGCAGCGCCAAATACCCCTGTCGGTTTTCCACTTCGATTGTTTCTGGATGCGGGAGTACCAGTGGTGTGATTTCGAGTGGGACCCGAGGGTCTTCCCGGACCCTTCGGGCATGCTGCAGCGGCTTAAGGCCAAGGGCTTGAGGATCAGTCTTTGGATCAACCCCTACATCGGCCAAGCTTCACCGCTATTTGAGGAGGCTAAACAGAACGGCTACTTCCTCACTCGCCCTGACGGAACTGTTTGGCAGTGGGATCTGTGGCAGGCCGGTAATGCCATTGTTGACTTCACCAACCCCGCGGCCAGAGCCTGGTATCAGTCCAAGCTGGAGCCACTAATTGACATGGGAGTGGACTGCTTCAAGACCGACTTTGGTGAGCGCATCCCGACCGATTGCGTTTACCACGATGGTTCAGATCCGATGCAGGCCCACAACCTCTACACCTACTGGTACAACCAAACGGTCTTTGAATTACTAGAGCGCAAGCGTGGTCAGGATGCGGTGGTCTTTGCCCGCAGTGCAACGGCGGGAAGTCAGAAGATGCCGGTCCACTGGGGCGGAGACAACAGTTCAAACTTTGACTCAATGGCTGAGACGCTTCGTGGCGGGTTGAGTCTTGGAGTTTCGGGATTCGGTTTTTGGTCGCACGACATTGGCGGGTTTGAGGGAACTCCAAACCCAGACGTCTTCAAGCGCTGGCTGGCATTTGGGTTGATGAGCTCCCACAGCCGGCTGCACGGAAACGAGTCGGTGAGAGTTCCTTGGTCGGTCGATGAAGAATCCGTTGCGGTGACAAAGCGTTTTGTGGAGATTAAAGCGAAGCTCATGCCCTACCTCTACTCGGAGAGTGTGGAGTGTTCAAAACTGGGACTGCCACTGTTGCGCCCGATTTTTATGGAACACCCAGAAGACCCAACCAGCTGGTATCTGGATCGCCAATACATGCTTGGTTCAAAAGTGTTGATTGCCCCGGTCATGCGAGCTGACGGAACAGTTCAGTTCTACCTCCCCAAGGGAGAGTGGGTCAGATTTGAAACCGGCGAGCAGGTCTCAGGTGGTGTCTGGCTGAGTGAAACTCACGATTACTTCAGCCTCCCCATGTTCGTTCGAGCAGGTTCGCTTCTGCCGCTGAATGAAGGACCGGCCGATTTCGAGGCTGATTTCACCAAGACCGCGACCCTGAAGGAATTTGGACCGGTGTCGGTCAATGACTCGGTCTGGGTTTACTCGAGGCAAAACCCTTCCGGTCTGCAACTTTTTTACAAAACAACAGAATGA
- a CDS encoding ATP-binding cassette domain-containing protein, whose amino-acid sequence MSQPLVQLTNVKKSFGPVDVLKGVDLQVFAGKVTALVGDNGAGKSTLIKGLAGVQPYDEGTVLFEGNPVDLNSPKQASELGIEVVYQDLALCENLDIVQNMFLGRETLKSGTLSEAEMEAAAARALQSLSVKTVKSVRQTVSSLSGGQRQTVAIARTVLREAKLVILDEPTAALGVAQTEQVLNLVRRLAEKGYGVLMISHNLQDIFQVADNIAVLYLGNMVAQLQTSQTNTNEVIGYITGATANVKED is encoded by the coding sequence ATGTCGCAGCCGCTCGTTCAGCTCACGAACGTTAAAAAGAGCTTTGGCCCCGTTGATGTTCTCAAGGGTGTCGATTTGCAAGTTTTCGCCGGAAAGGTCACCGCACTGGTTGGTGACAACGGAGCCGGTAAGTCCACGTTGATCAAGGGCCTGGCAGGAGTTCAGCCCTATGACGAGGGAACGGTCCTTTTTGAAGGTAATCCCGTTGACCTAAACTCCCCCAAGCAGGCTTCAGAGCTAGGCATCGAGGTGGTTTATCAAGACCTCGCCCTGTGCGAAAACCTAGACATTGTTCAAAACATGTTCTTGGGCAGAGAGACCTTGAAATCAGGCACCTTGAGCGAAGCGGAGATGGAAGCCGCCGCCGCCCGTGCCCTGCAGTCACTCTCTGTAAAGACCGTGAAGTCCGTAAGGCAAACCGTGTCATCTCTGTCCGGTGGGCAGCGTCAAACCGTTGCGATTGCAAGGACCGTGCTTCGCGAGGCCAAGCTGGTTATTTTGGACGAACCAACCGCGGCTCTCGGTGTGGCTCAGACCGAGCAGGTTTTGAACCTGGTTCGCCGGCTAGCCGAAAAGGGCTACGGTGTTTTGATGATCAGCCACAACCTGCAAGACATCTTCCAGGTGGCGGACAACATTGCAGTTCTTTACCTGGGCAACATGGTCGCTCAGCTGCAGACTTCTCAGACCAACACCAATGAAGTCATCGGGTACATCACCGGTGCCACTGCGAACGTGAAGGAGGACTAA
- a CDS encoding ROK family transcriptional regulator, giving the protein MVTQPPSALEAKPTARGSLSQVLDLVHQHRFLTRSEICRLTGLTRSTVAKIVAQLCELGLANEGKVGSLDRVGRPSLGVSAADNVLAISVHPEVDYLEVKAVAFNGQIVQSTKRLYPKPRDPAQAVEDMVFEIRALVASLERADHSYRVMGAGVIVPGQIDSGSGVVRQAPHLQWFEVPIKQQLSERLPMRVLLGNDASLGCKAEITYGAAKGSSEVVYLHGSSGIGGGIYMRGMELKGHGGYASELGHVRISSSSDNDYSGIPGTLEALVRREDLEKVLGLNQVSDDVLENALLEARTPHSTALAKRQIEALGIGVANLVNIFNPQTVVLAGFLSSLYRFDQKYFHQVVKRHAIPAALEELEVFVGELGANALAIGASELVFEDLISNPIAYMKE; this is encoded by the coding sequence ATGGTGACTCAACCCCCGTCGGCGCTCGAAGCTAAGCCCACAGCTAGGGGCAGCCTCTCGCAGGTGCTAGATCTGGTGCACCAGCACCGCTTCCTAACAAGGTCGGAAATTTGTCGGTTAACGGGCCTGACCCGCTCCACCGTGGCAAAAATAGTGGCTCAACTCTGCGAATTAGGGCTGGCCAACGAGGGAAAAGTTGGCTCGCTGGACCGTGTCGGGCGCCCAAGCCTAGGAGTAAGTGCGGCAGATAACGTGCTGGCAATTAGCGTTCACCCCGAGGTCGACTACCTCGAAGTGAAGGCGGTGGCCTTCAACGGCCAAATTGTTCAAAGCACCAAGCGGCTCTATCCCAAACCCCGAGACCCTGCTCAAGCGGTAGAAGACATGGTCTTTGAAATTCGAGCCCTGGTTGCCAGTCTCGAACGAGCCGATCACAGCTATCGAGTCATGGGGGCCGGCGTAATTGTCCCGGGTCAAATTGACTCTGGTTCTGGCGTGGTGCGACAGGCTCCCCACCTGCAGTGGTTTGAAGTCCCCATCAAGCAGCAGCTTTCTGAGCGACTACCCATGCGAGTGCTGTTAGGCAACGATGCCTCGCTGGGCTGCAAGGCTGAGATCACCTACGGCGCAGCCAAGGGCTCTAGCGAGGTCGTTTACTTGCACGGCTCATCGGGAATTGGCGGCGGTATCTACATGCGGGGCATGGAGCTGAAAGGTCACGGTGGTTACGCCAGTGAACTTGGTCACGTTCGGATCAGCTCAAGTTCGGACAATGATTACAGCGGAATCCCGGGGACTTTGGAAGCACTGGTTCGCCGCGAGGACCTCGAGAAGGTGCTGGGACTAAATCAGGTGTCGGATGATGTATTGGAAAATGCTCTGCTGGAGGCACGGACTCCGCATTCAACCGCACTGGCCAAGCGTCAAATTGAAGCCCTGGGCATCGGGGTGGCCAATCTGGTCAACATATTTAATCCGCAAACCGTGGTCCTAGCCGGATTTCTCTCCAGCCTCTACCGCTTTGACCAAAAGTACTTTCACCAGGTGGTCAAAAGGCACGCCATCCCTGCTGCGCTCGAGGAGCTCGAGGTATTCGTCGGAGAACTCGGTGCCAACGCGCTGGCAATTGGCGCCTCCGAGCTGGTCTTTGAAGACCTCATCTCAAACCCAATTGCCTACATGAAGGAGTAG
- a CDS encoding GH1 family beta-glucosidase — translation MARFSDDFLFGVATAAYQIEGGHDLDGKGESVWDRFSHTPGKVDRGETGDVAVDHYHRWPEDLDLMKGLGMQAYRFSVAWTRMFPNGDSKREQRGFDFYDRLIDGMLERNLKPFPTLFHWDLPQALQDLGGWENRETALRFGEFAGAFAEHFGDRVSAIATINEPWVFAWLGHALGYHAPGLTSQDAAIRASHHTVLAHNLAYRAIKAVKPDLPVGMALSQSLPDVDDIFDPAQLQAAKMFDVNQNTFWMDAFMKGKYPELATEVYGSALAEVMREGDLQTETLDWIGINYYFNTRIGPKVSMEDPARVRVIDKLLGFGNDSNPVGELTDMNWPITPPGLSGLLMRWTREYGDALPPLYITENGLANDTELSSDGKVHDQKRIDYLNLHLLEVAKAIEAGVDVRGYFLWSFLDNFEWAVGYAKRFGIVHVNYETQVRTPKDSAYFYSQVAATKGANLTARSAAVA, via the coding sequence ATGGCTCGCTTTAGTGATGACTTTCTATTCGGTGTCGCCACCGCTGCCTATCAAATTGAGGGTGGACACGATCTAGACGGCAAGGGGGAGTCGGTTTGGGATCGCTTTTCTCACACCCCAGGCAAGGTTGACCGCGGGGAAACCGGTGATGTCGCGGTTGATCACTATCACCGCTGGCCCGAGGATTTAGATCTGATGAAGGGCCTTGGCATGCAGGCCTATCGGTTCTCAGTGGCCTGGACCAGGATGTTTCCGAACGGTGATTCAAAGCGCGAGCAGCGTGGGTTTGATTTCTACGACCGACTCATAGACGGCATGCTGGAGCGCAACCTGAAGCCTTTCCCCACTCTGTTTCACTGGGACCTACCCCAGGCACTTCAGGATTTAGGTGGCTGGGAAAACCGAGAAACCGCTCTTAGATTTGGGGAGTTTGCCGGGGCGTTTGCTGAGCACTTTGGCGACCGGGTAAGCGCTATCGCAACCATCAACGAACCCTGGGTGTTTGCCTGGTTGGGCCATGCCCTCGGTTACCACGCTCCGGGTTTGACCTCGCAGGATGCTGCTATCCGAGCCAGCCATCACACTGTTTTGGCACACAACCTTGCCTACCGAGCCATAAAGGCCGTCAAGCCCGACCTACCTGTTGGCATGGCGCTTAGCCAGTCGCTACCGGACGTTGATGACATCTTCGACCCGGCTCAATTGCAGGCGGCAAAGATGTTTGACGTCAACCAGAACACCTTCTGGATGGATGCCTTCATGAAAGGCAAATACCCGGAACTGGCAACCGAGGTTTACGGCTCAGCCCTGGCCGAGGTGATGCGAGAGGGTGACCTACAAACCGAGACACTGGACTGGATCGGAATCAACTACTACTTCAACACCCGCATCGGTCCCAAGGTCAGCATGGAGGATCCCGCCAGGGTCCGCGTTATCGACAAGCTCTTGGGCTTTGGAAATGACAGCAACCCAGTCGGAGAGCTAACCGACATGAACTGGCCGATCACTCCCCCGGGACTGTCGGGATTGCTAATGCGCTGGACCAGAGAGTATGGCGACGCCCTGCCCCCGCTCTACATAACTGAGAACGGACTGGCGAATGACACCGAGCTTTCCTCAGACGGCAAAGTTCACGACCAAAAGCGAATCGACTATCTAAACCTCCACCTGCTGGAGGTCGCTAAGGCAATTGAGGCTGGGGTCGACGTCAGGGGCTACTTCCTGTGGTCGTTCTTGGACAACTTTGAGTGGGCGGTTGGTTACGCCAAGCGCTTTGGGATTGTGCACGTGAACTACGAGACCCAGGTTCGAACCCCCAAAGACTCTGCTTACTTCTACAGTCAGGTGGCCGCCACAAAGGGCGCCAATCTGACTGCTAGATCAGCCGCGGTCGCCTAA
- a CDS encoding sugar ABC transporter substrate-binding protein, producing the protein MKKIHVASLSAIAAASLLLAGCASTTATTEETSAATEETSAAAPRACVILPDADAGTRWETGDRPALEAGLTAAGFEADIQNALADTAKFATIADAQLAQGCGVMVLVDYQGAGVAVAEKAKAAGVPVIAYDRPIAGADYYVSFDNFTVGALQGQMIVDGLAAAGKDITTASIIYSSGDPADGNAAMFLDGALSVLDAAGAKAAFTMEGTWDGAKAGTLFEQAFTAVGGKVDAVLAPNDNNAASIIAILDKNGLTVPVSGQDASTAGLQNVLLGKQYGTVYKPFSVEVDAALTVINALLTGGTVEANKTLEDGTPYIAVDPIIVTADKVKDVVANGDASAADLCTAEVADACATYGVE; encoded by the coding sequence ATGAAGAAGATTCACGTCGCTTCACTATCAGCCATCGCAGCAGCATCGTTGCTGCTCGCAGGCTGTGCTTCAACCACCGCTACCACCGAGGAAACCAGCGCAGCAACCGAGGAGACCAGCGCAGCTGCTCCTCGCGCCTGTGTAATTCTGCCTGACGCAGATGCCGGTACTCGCTGGGAGACTGGTGACCGTCCAGCTCTAGAGGCAGGCCTAACCGCTGCTGGCTTCGAGGCTGACATCCAGAACGCTCTAGCTGACACCGCTAAGTTCGCAACCATCGCAGACGCTCAGCTCGCACAGGGCTGTGGAGTTATGGTTCTAGTTGACTACCAGGGTGCTGGTGTTGCTGTTGCTGAGAAGGCAAAGGCAGCTGGCGTTCCAGTTATCGCTTACGACCGCCCAATTGCTGGCGCTGACTACTACGTATCATTCGACAACTTCACCGTTGGTGCCCTACAGGGCCAGATGATCGTTGATGGTCTAGCTGCTGCTGGCAAGGACATCACCACCGCAAGCATCATCTACTCCTCTGGAGACCCAGCTGACGGCAACGCAGCTATGTTCCTAGACGGCGCACTGAGCGTTCTTGACGCTGCTGGTGCCAAGGCTGCCTTCACCATGGAGGGAACCTGGGATGGTGCCAAGGCTGGAACTTTGTTCGAGCAGGCATTCACCGCTGTTGGTGGCAAGGTTGACGCAGTTCTAGCGCCAAACGACAACAACGCAGCTTCGATCATTGCAATCCTGGACAAGAACGGTCTAACCGTTCCAGTTTCTGGCCAGGACGCATCGACCGCAGGTCTGCAGAACGTTCTTCTGGGCAAGCAGTACGGAACCGTCTACAAGCCATTCTCGGTTGAGGTTGACGCTGCACTGACCGTTATCAACGCGCTACTAACCGGTGGCACCGTTGAGGCAAACAAGACCCTTGAGGATGGAACTCCTTACATCGCCGTTGACCCAATCATCGTTACCGCTGACAAGGTCAAGGACGTTGTTGCTAACGGTGACGCAAGCGCCGCTGACCTCTGCACCGCAGAGGTAGCTGACGCATGTGCAACCTACGGCGTTGAGTAA
- a CDS encoding sugar ABC transporter permease, which produces MSEKVTINTGHEGGISEQVSAYFSRVKAGDMGALPAVAAVIALMVLFSNLSPFFFTELNISNLFVQSAVLMVTAMALVFVILLAEIDLSAGVTAATGMALFVKLSNSGWDWPVALALGFGVGLLTGWVLGYFVAKIGVPSFVISLAFFLGFPGVMLIILGAGGILRLEVEPIKAIMNANLPVWGGWAFLALSVVVTLAMSLWDRGRRVKEGLPTRPAVFLVAKVAAYLVFGGAAVYVLNLPRSLVAANPIQGVPIVVPMVVVVMFIGTFVLARTKFGRYIYAVGGNPEAARRAGINVARIRIYAFMITSTLATLGGLMHISRIGAVEAAAGKTIVLSAVAAAVVGGVSLFGGRGKLFNAAIGAVVISIIDNGLGLLGFPAGVSFIVTGAVLALAATIDALARRRAPGMRI; this is translated from the coding sequence ATGAGCGAGAAAGTCACAATTAACACCGGTCACGAAGGCGGCATCTCAGAGCAGGTATCGGCCTACTTTTCCAGGGTCAAAGCCGGTGACATGGGTGCGCTTCCAGCGGTCGCTGCAGTGATCGCCCTGATGGTTTTGTTTTCAAACCTCTCCCCGTTTTTCTTCACAGAGTTGAACATCTCTAACCTGTTTGTTCAGTCTGCCGTTTTGATGGTCACTGCCATGGCACTGGTCTTTGTTATCCTGCTTGCCGAAATTGACCTTTCGGCAGGTGTAACCGCTGCCACCGGAATGGCTTTGTTCGTCAAGCTGAGTAACTCTGGTTGGGACTGGCCCGTTGCGCTGGCCCTTGGTTTCGGCGTCGGACTTCTAACCGGCTGGGTGCTTGGTTACTTCGTAGCAAAAATCGGTGTCCCCTCGTTCGTTATTTCTCTGGCATTCTTCCTAGGGTTTCCGGGTGTGATGTTGATCATCCTTGGCGCCGGTGGAATTTTGCGCCTCGAGGTTGAGCCAATCAAGGCCATCATGAACGCCAACCTTCCGGTTTGGGGAGGCTGGGCATTTCTTGCGCTATCTGTGGTTGTTACGCTCGCTATGTCACTTTGGGATCGTGGACGCCGAGTCAAGGAAGGCTTGCCTACTAGACCGGCCGTGTTCCTGGTCGCCAAGGTTGCCGCATACCTGGTCTTTGGCGGTGCAGCGGTTTACGTGCTGAATCTTCCTAGAAGCTTGGTTGCTGCTAACCCAATTCAAGGTGTGCCAATCGTGGTGCCCATGGTTGTGGTTGTCATGTTCATCGGAACTTTTGTGCTTGCCAGGACCAAGTTCGGACGCTACATCTACGCGGTAGGTGGCAATCCTGAGGCTGCTCGTCGCGCCGGCATCAACGTTGCACGCATTCGCATCTACGCATTCATGATTACCTCAACACTGGCCACCCTGGGCGGTCTTATGCACATCAGCCGAATCGGTGCCGTTGAGGCCGCCGCTGGAAAGACCATCGTGCTCTCCGCCGTTGCTGCCGCAGTGGTGGGTGGCGTGAGCCTCTTCGGTGGTCGCGGAAAGCTTTTCAACGCTGCTATCGGTGCGGTGGTAATTTCCATTATCGACAATGGCCTGGGTCTGCTGGGCTTCCCAGCCGGTGTGAGCTTTATTGTCACCGGAGCTGTGCTAGCTCTGGCTGCCACCATCGATGCCCTGGCTCGCAGGCGAGCCCCGGGCATGCGAATTTAG